The following coding sequences are from one Verrucomicrobiota bacterium window:
- a CDS encoding zinc-dependent alcohol dehydrogenase family protein: protein MRAMQIKAYGENATFEVVEVEKPQVKEGHVLINIKASSVNTVDTMIRKMGQDLPLSPKTPAILGMDFSGIIEEVGEDVKGYSVGDEVYGCAGGLADLPGTLADYILADGRLIAHKASHFSMPEAAALPLVGITAYEGLKRAGIQAGQKVLVHGGSGGVGHVALQLAKHFGADVYATGGGEKQLALIQELGATPINYKSETVQDYVAKYTNGVGFDVVFDSVGGANMSNSFEAATLNGQIASTVSMCELDLTTAHFKGLSLHVVFMLIPMLHNHKREEHAEILRNLTHISESGGLKPVLNKNCFRLEQVGEAYARLESRMGLGKVVIEN from the coding sequence ATGAGAGCAATGCAGATCAAGGCCTATGGTGAAAACGCAACATTCGAGGTCGTAGAAGTAGAAAAGCCCCAAGTAAAAGAAGGCCATGTACTCATAAACATTAAGGCATCCAGTGTGAATACCGTAGATACGATGATTCGCAAAATGGGCCAGGATCTTCCCTTATCCCCTAAAACGCCTGCGATTCTAGGCATGGATTTCTCAGGTATCATCGAAGAAGTTGGCGAAGATGTGAAAGGCTACTCTGTGGGGGACGAAGTCTATGGCTGTGCTGGGGGACTTGCTGATTTGCCAGGAACTTTAGCCGATTACATCCTCGCTGATGGGCGATTGATTGCTCACAAGGCGAGTCATTTTTCAATGCCTGAGGCCGCTGCTTTACCATTGGTTGGCATCACTGCGTATGAAGGGTTAAAACGTGCTGGGATCCAGGCTGGGCAAAAGGTATTAGTGCATGGTGGATCAGGCGGGGTGGGTCATGTCGCACTGCAATTGGCAAAGCACTTTGGAGCAGATGTCTATGCCACTGGCGGAGGTGAAAAACAATTAGCACTCATCCAAGAACTGGGTGCAACACCCATTAATTACAAATCCGAAACAGTTCAAGATTATGTGGCAAAATATACGAATGGTGTTGGCTTCGATGTGGTTTTCGATTCGGTGGGCGGGGCCAATATGTCCAACTCATTTGAGGCAGCCACCCTGAATGGCCAGATTGCCTCAACTGTCTCAATGTGCGAGTTAGATCTGACAACGGCTCATTTCAAGGGTCTTTCCCTGCACGTCGTCTTCATGCTGATACCCATGTTACACAATCATAAGCGTGAAGAACACGCAGAGATTTTACGCAACCTAACTCACATCTCTGAGTCAGGAGGTCTGAAACCTGTACTTAATAAAAACTGCTTTCGTCTAGAACAAGTGGGCGAGGCTTACGCACGTCTAGAGAGTAGAATGGGGTTGGGTAAGGTAGTTATAGAAAACTGA
- a CDS encoding DUF4325 domain-containing protein: MNNRDKIFQLIKKNHPISGSFLSKKLKISRQALNNHIKKLTEKGLIVKSGVTKNAAYSPATNQISPIENVFYTYKLEGLQEDVIFDKVSLQMNLKSLVSENCFNILNYAFTEMLNNSIDHSLAASCDIHCYLDSYSFKFTIRDKGVGTFHTIAKKYHLNDEYDALSMLLKGKATSQPDHHAGEGIFFTSRIADTFILRSNAIQFEVTHGDVFVRDKAILKGTEVTFVISKQTKRSLERLFSEHAPESYNYQFEKTRVEVHLFQKKYISRSVAKRLSLNLDQFSEVILDFKGVDSIGQGFADELLRVFPKKHKNIKIDCINTSPAVRTMIDHVRS, from the coding sequence ATGAACAACAGAGATAAAATATTTCAACTCATTAAAAAGAATCACCCCATCTCTGGTTCTTTTCTCTCCAAAAAACTTAAAATATCCAGGCAGGCACTAAATAATCATATCAAAAAGCTAACAGAAAAGGGTCTAATTGTTAAATCAGGTGTTACCAAAAATGCGGCCTATTCTCCTGCTACCAATCAGATATCACCTATAGAGAATGTATTTTATACCTACAAACTCGAGGGACTACAGGAAGATGTGATTTTTGATAAAGTGTCTTTGCAAATGAATCTGAAATCTTTGGTTTCAGAGAATTGCTTTAATATTTTAAATTATGCCTTTACTGAAATGCTCAACAATTCTATTGATCACTCGCTGGCAGCAAGTTGCGATATTCATTGTTATCTAGATAGTTACTCTTTCAAATTTACAATAAGAGATAAAGGGGTCGGCACATTTCACACCATTGCAAAAAAGTATCATCTAAACGATGAGTATGATGCTCTATCCATGCTCTTAAAAGGTAAGGCTACGTCACAACCTGATCATCATGCAGGTGAAGGGATTTTCTTTACCTCGAGAATAGCTGATACTTTTATACTTAGATCAAATGCTATCCAATTTGAAGTTACTCATGGAGATGTTTTTGTTCGTGATAAAGCGATTTTGAAGGGGACAGAGGTAACCTTTGTAATCAGTAAACAAACTAAACGGTCACTAGAAAGGTTGTTTTCAGAGCACGCTCCAGAATCTTACAATTATCAATTTGAGAAAACCCGCGTAGAAGTTCACTTGTTTCAGAAAAAATATATATCAAGGTCTGTGGCCAAGCGTCTATCCTTAAACTTAGACCAATTTAGTGAGGTCATTTTGGACTTCAAGGGAGTAGATTCAATAGGTCAGGGTTTTGCCGATGAGTTGCTTAGGGTTTTTCCCAAAAAACACAAAAATATTAAAATAGATTGTATCAATACAAGTCCAGCGGTAAGGACAATGATTGACCACGTTAGATCATAA